One Hylaeus volcanicus isolate JK05 chromosome 8, UHH_iyHylVolc1.0_haploid, whole genome shotgun sequence genomic window, AGCAGACTTAGCCGGTAGATAAAGTATCGAGAGCTCGATAATGTTGTACGAAAAATGCTCGAAGCGTCTAGCTTGTCAAGAAAGCTCTTACATCAACGCAAACGGTGATTCTCATGGTATTTTCATTCAGTTAATTTCTCGAAAAGTCGTACGGGGAAATCGTACCGCGAATAGTACACAATTTCCGTGGCTGATACATTTCACCACGGTAATCGTCGTTCGTTCTGAGCATTGGAATGTGAGCCGCGGAGCTACCAATCGAAGCGTCGGAGTGTCCCTTAATTGCACTTGTTAGCGACGCGTTTGCGCGTAAACGCCGATCTCCGCTTCGAAAAGGATTTGATTAATCCTGAGCTTCGCGACGGACCTCGAGTAAGAATCCGGGATCTCCGCCAATTGGACGGCGATGCTCTCGGCGAATTTCGCGAACTCCTCTTTCGTCCGTTTCCGTTCATTCGACGGGACCTCGAAGTTCGTTTGGCCGGACTCGTCCAAGTCGCCGATGGGGCTGTTGTGATCTTGCAGCGAGCCATTGTAAAGTTTCAACGCCTTCAAGCTCGACGATGACGACTCCTCGGCGTCCTCGCTCAACGAGGCGTTGAAGGAACCAGTTCCCGAGCCGTTCGTTTCCTCGTTACAGTCTATAAACGTTATGCTCTCAGGATCGATGTCACTAACTATGTACTCCTCCTGCAACTTCGGTGACTCTTCCTCGACTTTCTGCGGGAATAAGACATTTTACTTCGTGTTAGGCGTCGGTGAACCCCATTGTAATGGTACGTGTAAACGCGAGCGAAACCCAGGTGCTTTGGAATCCTTCACAGAGGCAT contains:
- the LOC128881590 gene encoding uncharacterized protein LOC128881590 is translated as MSNYDVWNELETNDTRLTMEWTRDKTLELLREYQQRRVLWDWNARGYRDRAKRKRAIQELAEILCCNTLEIEKKITNLKCQYSREVHKIQNSREAATGPDDVYVSKWFAFKAMQFLQFGTRRYSKRKKKVEEESPKLQEEYIVSDIDPESITFIDCNEETNGSGTGSFNASLSEDAEESSSSSLKALKLYNGSLQDHNSPIGDLDESGQTNFEVPSNERKRTKEEFAKFAESIAVQLAEIPDSYSRSVAKLRINQILFEAEIGVYAQTRR